TCTACGTCCGTGATGTTGCTGCGTGGAGTATTCTGCAACCCGATCCCCAGCTTGTGCTTCTCCTCCAGACTCATCCCCCTCTTGTTCGGATCCTTTGCCTTCAGCTTTGGATGCTTCAGTGGTTTCACTGGTGGCATTTTCATTGGAGATTGCACCATTTGACGATTCGATGAGCTCGCATGGAGCTTCTGCAATGATTTAGAATGATCCGAAACCCCGTCCGATCTCTCCGTAATTTGCATCGGAATGGTATTACGATTATCGCTCGCTTGCAATTTTTCCCCTGCATCGAAAACCCATTTTTCTCCCTCTTCTTCATCAATCCGATCGATTTTCTTGTTGAATGGGTGAAACGACTCCTTGAATCTGGCCAGTAGCAGCTCGACAATGGCGTGCACGGTGTGGGGTTGTAGGTCAAGTTGCCTCGCATAAACGGccaataaattattgttttagGCGAACGGATTTAGACGAatggtgttaactttaacggaaaacaacaataaattgttaaaataagattttctgTTTGATAGCcgctttttatatataaagatatatataagtatatttatatatttgtataagaGTTGAACATCTTTTCTGATCTCACGGGCATGCGGGTTTCACAAAAACACTGCTAAATAAGAAAATCTCTCAAGACATTTTGGAAAGAAAGTCCATTTCATGAGCACGTTTAAATCGCCTTTGGAGTAAATTCTATATGCCACAACTGACGATCTAAGTTTGGTTGATTTGGGTAGTGTGTGTGGGATACAAGTTGGACCCGGTGGAATCTGGATGATATTGATGGTTCGACAACTGGACATTTTCCTAGTACGCTAACACGACGCCATGGAAATTGCACCACTCATAAGCTTAAAGAAGCCTTTTTGGTTTTCATGTCAAACACAGGTAATCGGAATCAATTGATATTTTACCCGATTGAAACTATAACTACATAACTCACCCTATTTGAACCTCAAATAGAGTGCTCTAAGATCCAagcatgtgagagagagagagagagagagagagagagagagagagagagagagagagagagagagagagagagagagagagagagagagagagatgcttaTATTGTGATGTCATTTGAAACCGTTTTTTGGAGAAGATGAAAATCATCATGCAATTGGGAGCCAAATTGCATGCATTTCTTGCCTCCTCATTTGTTAAACGTTCCCTTCCTcttcatcttttaaaatgtaCCCTCAAAGGTTTGCAATTGCATCACCATTACATAATTATACcttcagctctctctctctctctctctctctcttccttcaatGGGAAGACCACCTTGTTGTGACAAATCCAACGTCAAGAGGGGCCTCTGGACTCCCGAGGAGGATGCAAAAATACTTGCATACGTTTCCAACAATGGGATTGGGAATTGGACCTTGGTTCCCCAGAAAGCAGGTTTTGTCCATTCTCCACTCTTCTAAATGGgagctgatttttattttttctttcaattttttggaTTTATCGTCTGTAAATGTAAGAGCGCCGCCTGCATTCTGTAATTATATGCGTGCATGAGCTAGTTTATTATGTACAGGACTCAATAGATGTGGGAAGAGCTGCAGGCTTAGGTGGACAAATTACCTCAGACCTGATCTCAAGCATGACGGTTTCGCCCCTCAAGAAGAAGACCTCATTATAAACCTTCACAAAGCTATTGGAAGCAGGTAAATCACCCAGTTTAACTCTCAATCTTGTATCTCTTTCAGTTAATTGTTCTTTGCCTGATTATATTCTTTGAGTTTCAAAGATGAACTTTTTTAAGGAGGTTGCACTTAAAACGAATATCTGGAGTGCTATAGTTACATGAAAGGACAGCGCTGTAATGTGCATCCTGAAAGAGAATCAAATTACAATTCCATGCACATTAATGTTCCTTATACCAGTTTACACGTCACCCGAGTCTTAAAAGATCATAACAAAAACTTCCTACTTGATATACAATTGTCAAACAGCCCAAGTATAATGacatgactctctctctctctctgtctttctctCAAACAAACCAATGTGTTGCAGGTGGTCTTTTATTGCAAAACAGCTACCTGGAAGAACAGATAATGACGTCAAAAACTACTGGAACACCAAGTTGAGGAAGAAGCTTACCAAGTTGGGAATTGATCCTGTTACCCATAAGCCATTTTCTCAGATCCTCTCTGATTGTCGAGACATTAGCGGCCTCCAAAACAGCCAAAACCAAATTGGATCTCTCAATAAGAACATCAAGTACTACGCATCAGTGCCCACACCAGAACACTCTTCAGTCCTCACAGTATTTCCAAATACCGATATGATCAGGAACAAGTCTGTGATGGAGCAAGTCCAAGATAGCTCCTCTAATGCAAACATCCACTCATGGCACTGTTTGTCTCAGTTTCAAGTCCTTGACCCAGAAATTATCCAGCCAAACTTCTTTAATGAAGCCACCTCTTCTTGTTCATCAACATCTTCTTCTAATGTCACACAGTTAGGCTCGCCACAATCGTATTCTTGCCAACCATCTCACGCACAAATCACACCATCTTCTTCCTTCAACTGGAGTGAATTCCTCAGTGAACCTCTTCCCTATCCGGGCTTTCAGCAACAGCAAGATCGCCACCTCAAGGGAGTCTTGTCACCAACCAATTGCCCTTCAACTCTAGAGCAAACACCCCAGTTAAACCTTGCTACTGGAAATTATAATGGCCTATATCGAATTGGACATGAGGGTGATTTTGGGACATTTGATtttggatccacaagtggagaTCAAACAAACAACAGGTCAGAAGCTTCATCATCTGTGAGTTCATTTGTGGACGCTATTCTGGAACAGGACAGTGAGATGCGGGCAGAATTTCCAGATATTTTAGATGGATCTTTTGATTACTAGATACTGCAATATGGTTCTGTTACACtagtagaaaataataataataataatagcagAATTCATAGTTTCAATAGGTAGTTTCTCGATGTAGTAGACTGAACAATATAGAGAGCCAGTATCTAGACAACACGGTAATGAGTAATTCCGGCAATGTGTATAATTTGGCATAAAATTTCTGGCGATCCAAATATTGAGTTGTAGCCCACAAACTACCTCACGAGAAAATATTTCAAGCCtggaaataataaatatatagttgagCAAAATTGTAAAGATTCCACGAGTTGGAAGTTCGCTGTCAACCCTACCTATGTTAATAATCAGAATTATATTTCTAACTCGTCCAAGAAAATCTACGTACATCAGATTCAGATGTTTGCTAAAACCTACCAATGTAGTTAATCCTCAATAATGGACATTAGCTCATGTAATGGGATATTGTGATGGCTAGAAAATGCAGTGAGAGACATTAGAAAAGTGGATTTTcaaaccatttttatttttcgaaAAGTTATT
The genomic region above belongs to Carya illinoinensis cultivar Pawnee chromosome 4, C.illinoinensisPawnee_v1, whole genome shotgun sequence and contains:
- the LOC122307060 gene encoding transcription factor MYB35 yields the protein MGRPPCCDKSNVKRGLWTPEEDAKILAYVSNNGIGNWTLVPQKAGLNRCGKSCRLRWTNYLRPDLKHDGFAPQEEDLIINLHKAIGSRWSFIAKQLPGRTDNDVKNYWNTKLRKKLTKLGIDPVTHKPFSQILSDCRDISGLQNSQNQIGSLNKNIKYYASVPTPEHSSVLTVFPNTDMIRNKSVMEQVQDSSSNANIHSWHCLSQFQVLDPEIIQPNFFNEATSSCSSTSSSNVTQLGSPQSYSCQPSHAQITPSSSFNWSEFLSEPLPYPGFQQQQDRHLKGVLSPTNCPSTLEQTPQLNLATGNYNGLYRIGHEGDFGTFDFGSTSGDQTNNRSEASSSVSSFVDAILEQDSEMRAEFPDILDGSFDY